From Streptomyces qinzhouensis, one genomic window encodes:
- a CDS encoding phosphatidylserine decarboxylase produces the protein MPHSQNPAPRDGFPKVRLARGASPWLLPTLATAAVSLARARRSRSAAVIAVPATALAAGMLWFFRDPEREIAEGRVISPADGVVQSIMPWKDGRTRVAIFMSPLNVHVNRAPLAGTVTSVEHVPGGFVPAFNKESENNERVVWHFDTELGDIEVVQIAGTVARRIIPYLPEGTKVEQGDRIGLIRFGSRVDIYLPEGVEVAVEVGQTTTAGVTRIDRD, from the coding sequence ATGCCCCACAGCCAGAACCCTGCACCACGCGACGGTTTCCCGAAGGTACGCCTGGCCCGCGGTGCGTCGCCGTGGCTTCTGCCGACGCTTGCCACCGCTGCCGTCAGCCTGGCTCGCGCCCGCCGCTCCCGCAGCGCCGCGGTCATCGCCGTACCCGCCACCGCTCTGGCGGCGGGCATGCTGTGGTTCTTCCGCGACCCCGAGCGCGAGATCGCCGAGGGCCGGGTCATCTCGCCCGCCGACGGCGTGGTGCAGAGCATCATGCCGTGGAAGGACGGCCGCACCCGCGTCGCGATCTTCATGAGCCCGTTGAACGTTCATGTCAACCGCGCGCCGCTGGCCGGCACGGTGACCTCCGTCGAGCACGTCCCCGGCGGCTTCGTCCCGGCGTTCAACAAGGAGAGCGAGAACAACGAGCGCGTTGTCTGGCACTTCGACACGGAGCTGGGCGATATCGAGGTCGTGCAGATCGCGGGTACCGTCGCCCGGCGCATCATTCCCTACCTCCCCGAGGGCACCAAGGTCGAGCAGGGCGACCGCATCGGGCTGATCCGGTTCGGCTCCCGTGTCGACATCTACCTCCCCGAGGGCGTCGAAGTCGCGGTGGAAGTCGGACAGACCACCACCGCGGGGGTGACTCGCATTGACCGTGATTGA